Part of the Bacillus cabrialesii genome is shown below.
GCTGTGCTGAAGCCAAAGTTGAAAGAGATGAAAATGAAAATGGAGTATTCGAATTACGGCGGAGCAAGTCTTTTTGGCTTAAAAGCCCCTGTAATCAAGGCGCACGGCTCTTCTGATTCTAATGCTGTATTTCATGCGATTCGGCAAGCAAGAGAGATGGTCAGCCAAAATGTGGCTGAACTCATTCAGGAAGAAGTTAAAGAAGAAAAAACAGATGAGTAGTCTGGAGGTTTTTACATCATGAGTAAGATTGCATTTTTATTCCCGGGGCAGGGTTCACAATTTATCGGCATGGGAAAAGAGCTTTATGAGCAGGTGCCTGCTGCAAAGCGTCTGTTTGATGAAGCGGATGAAACATTGGAAACAAAACTCAGCTCACTGATTTTTGAAGGTGATGCTAAAGAATTAACACTTACATACAATGCGCAGCCTGCTTTGCTGACGACAAGCATTGCTGTCCTTGAGAAATTTAAAGAATCAGGCATTACACCTGATTTCACAGCAGGGCACAGCCTTGGTGAATATTCCGCACTGGTTGCGTCTGGCGCACTGTCTTTCAGAGATGCTGTTTATACCGTCAGAAAACGCGGAGAGTTTATGAATGAAGCGGTGCCGGCTGGCGAAGGAGCTATGGCGGCGATTCTCGGCATGGATGCTGAAGCCTTAAAGCAAGTAACTGATAAAGTCACTGAAGAAGGCCACCTTGTACAGCTTGCGAATCTCAACTGTCCCGGACAAATCGTCATTTCCGGAACAGCTAAAGGAGTGGAGCTTGCATCTGAACAGGCTAAAGAGAACGGTGCAAAACGCGCGATTCCGCTAGAAGTAAGCGGTCCGTTCCATTCCGAACTGATGAAGCCTGCTGCTGAAAAGCTGAAAGAAGTATTGGACTCCTGTGACATAAAAGATGCTGGCGTTCCGGTCATCTCAAATGTTTCTGCTGATGTTATGACTGAAAAAGCAGAAATCAAAGAGAAACTCATTGAGCAGCTCTACTCTCCGGTCCGTTTTGAGGAAAGCATTAACAAACTGATTGCAGAAGGTGTGACGACTTTTATTGAAATCGGCCCTGGAAAAGTGCTTTCAGGCCTTGTGAAAAAAGTTAACAGACGTTTAAAAACAATTGCTGTATCAGATCCGGAAACGATTGAGCTGGCAATTCAAACGCTTAAGGAGGAAAATGAAAATGCTTAATGACAAAACAGCTATTGTCACTGGCGCATCTCGCGGAATCGGCCGTTCAATCGCCCTTGACCTTGCAAAAAGCGGTGCGAATGTTGTCGTGAACTACTCTGGCAATGAAGCGAAAGCAAATGAAGTGGTTGATGAAATCAAATCAATGGGCAAAAAAG
Proteins encoded:
- the fabD gene encoding ACP S-malonyltransferase, with the protein product MSKIAFLFPGQGSQFIGMGKELYEQVPAAKRLFDEADETLETKLSSLIFEGDAKELTLTYNAQPALLTTSIAVLEKFKESGITPDFTAGHSLGEYSALVASGALSFRDAVYTVRKRGEFMNEAVPAGEGAMAAILGMDAEALKQVTDKVTEEGHLVQLANLNCPGQIVISGTAKGVELASEQAKENGAKRAIPLEVSGPFHSELMKPAAEKLKEVLDSCDIKDAGVPVISNVSADVMTEKAEIKEKLIEQLYSPVRFEESINKLIAEGVTTFIEIGPGKVLSGLVKKVNRRLKTIAVSDPETIELAIQTLKEENENA